The bacterium genomic interval CCACAGATCGGCTACTGTGAGATCGGTCAGTGCTGTCACACTGGCCACGGGCGTATCCCTCCTTTGTGGTTATTGTCCAGGTCGGGGGTACGCCCTCCCTTTTTGGGCTCCTGCTTTTACACACAACACCGTACACTACCCAGTTTATGAGCCAGGGGCGGCTGGCCGCGATCATCTGCTATACTTGGCGCGGCGTGCCCGGCAAGTTGGATCCCATGGCGGTCTTCAGATGCGGCGCGCTCACCGACGCCGGCAAATCGGCGCTGAGCCCGTGCTAGCGTGTGCGCTAGCGCCGTGTCGCGGCCCAGACCCCGCGACCCCAGGGCGGCGGGAGGAGCGGCCCGCGCGCGGCGGGGGCGATCGGTGCTGGCGACACCAGATAGCCGCGCGGGACGCGTGGCGCGGGATCGATCGCGGGATGCTCGGACGCAATGACGGATTCGGCCGCGCGCAACTGTGAATCGCGACCGGCCTCCACGTCGTCACCGGTCAGTCGCACCGGGATGTCGGGCGCGATCCCGCGACCTTCCACGACCTCGTCTTGCGGCCCCTGAATGCGTTCCACGGTCACCGACATGCCGCCGTATCCGAGCTTCATCGTGACGGATCCGCCGAGGGCGCCGGCCGTCCGCTCGCCGAGGATCGTGGCGCGTCGAGCGTCTCTGAGCGCGCCGGTCAGGATCTCCGCAGCCGATGCGGTGCCGCCGTCCGTCAGCACGACGATCGGTACGGTCGTCGCACCGCCCAATCCGGTCGCGCGCATCGGCTCGGTTTCGCTGCCGTGACCGCGGACGCGGCCGATCACGGTGCCGGCAGGGAGAAACAACCCGGCGACCGCCTGCACCTCGGTCACGATCCCACCGGGGTTTCCGCGAAGGTCGATGATGAGACCGGGGATCGTCCCGAGCGCCTGCAACGCCCGGCCGGTAGTGCGCGCGGTGTCGGCCGTAAACGCCGCGATTCGCAGGTACCCGATGCCGGACGCCAGCACGGACGCCCACGCGGGCTCGATCCGCACGGGCGCGCGCGTGGGGTTTGCGGTCAGCGTCTCACCGGCGCGTCGGAGGAGCAGGGTGACACTCGATCCGGCCGGTCCGCGGATCAGTTGGGCGGCGGCGTCAAGATCCGCATCGTCGATCGCGTGACCGTCGACCGCCTGGATGATGTCGAATCGCCGAATCCCGCTCGCCTCGGCGGGAGACCCCGGATACACCTCCGTGACCATGATCCACTTCGCGCCGGCGCTGTCGGTGACTTGCCCGATGGTGATGCCGATGCCGGTGAACGAGGTCTCGTGGCGCATCTCGGCTTCGATTTCCTTGAGCGACTCGGGCGTGTAGTAGCTCGTGTGGCTGTCGTGCAGGGACGCGAGCATCGCCGCGGTGGCGGCCTGAGCCAGGTCGTCCGCCGCGGCCTGGCTGCGGTCGGTCACGATCGCGAACTCCCGCTCGAACCACGCTCTCGCGATGTCCTCAGCGGTCCCCGTCGGGATATCCGGGACCACGGTCGCGGGCAGGTGGGTGTCGGCGCGGAGCTCGGCCAGCGCGGCGTTCAACAGGGGGACGGGTCGGACGGGATCGACGTATTCCTCCTCGAGGACGGTGAGCGCTTCAAGCGCGAGCCCGGCGTTCGCGGTCTGCGCGAAGCTGATGCGCGGAGCGCTCGTGACGATGAACGCGACGGCGAGCGCTGCCACGCCAAGCGTTCGGAGCGCTCGTGTGTACCTCACCGCGACCACCTCGTTGGAAGACCCGGGTTATGGCTCTACCGACGAGGTGTGCCCCTGTCGTGACCATCCTAGACGGTGGGTCCGATGCGGCACGGCGCTAGCGGCGTCCCCGCATCCCCGGTCGGTCCGGGTCTTCGTCCATCGGCGGCGGGACGAGCGCATCGGTGCACTCCGCCGGCGCGTGCGGGACCGCGCACGTCCGCGGGTCGGGGATGATGCGGCGGCGTGCCGCCAGGTAGTCGTACAAGCGGTCGCCCTGGCCCGTCCATTTGGCGACGGCGAGCACCGGGCGCAGTGGCCACAGCAGGGGCAGCAACCGGGCAAGCACTTGAACGGCACCGTAGCCGCCGTGCGCCCGGCCCGTTGCCACCTCCACCACGTACATGCGTGCCAGCAGGTCGTCGGGGGTGAGCCCGGCGTCACGGTACCGCTCGTCGTCGCGAAACGAGCGCACCGACAGCCGGTGGCACCGGTCCAGTCTCGCGAGCACGCGCGCCGCCGCCCGGCACTGCGCGCACCACCCGTCGATGAACACGA includes:
- a CDS encoding S41 family peptidase — its product is MRYTRALRTLGVAALAVAFIVTSAPRISFAQTANAGLALEALTVLEEEYVDPVRPVPLLNAALAELRADTHLPATVVPDIPTGTAEDIARAWFEREFAIVTDRSQAAADDLAQAATAAMLASLHDSHTSYYTPESLKEIEAEMRHETSFTGIGITIGQVTDSAGAKWIMVTEVYPGSPAEASGIRRFDIIQAVDGHAIDDADLDAAAQLIRGPAGSSVTLLLRRAGETLTANPTRAPVRIEPAWASVLASGIGYLRIAAFTADTARTTGRALQALGTIPGLIIDLRGNPGGIVTEVQAVAGLFLPAGTVIGRVRGHGSETEPMRATGLGGATTVPIVVLTDGGTASAAEILTGALRDARRATILGERTAGALGGSVTMKLGYGGMSVTVERIQGPQDEVVEGRGIAPDIPVRLTGDDVEAGRDSQLRAAESVIASEHPAIDPAPRVPRGYLVSPAPIAPAARGPLLPPPWGRGVWAATRR
- a CDS encoding DCC1-like thiol-disulfide oxidoreductase family protein — protein: MTEPRALVFIDGWCAQCRAAARVLARLDRCHRLSVRSFRDDERYRDAGLTPDDLLARMYVVEVATGRAHGGYGAVQVLARLLPLLWPLRPVLAVAKWTGQGDRLYDYLAARRRIIPDPRTCAVPHAPAECTDALVPPPMDEDPDRPGMRGRR